The Mercenaria mercenaria strain notata chromosome 8, MADL_Memer_1, whole genome shotgun sequence genome has a segment encoding these proteins:
- the LOC123566115 gene encoding immunoglobulin superfamily DCC subclass member 3-like isoform X1: protein MLTRTFGYLVTWYNLLPPFATIYYILYIMLGVIHGTITYRLPEYCDTPSNVTCYKGDRAILQCCVKYLGTKQVVIWKKVNENFALTYGEMVFVSDPDISIDHLPHREEWNLIISNVQTRHAGLYECQISTKEDLRKYVQLNVLDEPAPRRDAISIDGPQFVDKGKKLVLTCNATGQMFPPEDIDWFKDGQKIKQNQNRGISIAKFRIAKTKMLHSQMEIDKADMDDKGVYICRSSDLAITSTNVIVLNGSAKRSRKKIPPKLDENKHNVMKSAETNHMKRGGGNLNANPNHSDTSASTSAACNLAFLLQNGNTCTNLLTMLCCMFVALHICNRT from the exons TGATACACGGAACCATTACATACCGACTACCTGAATATTGTGACACACCCTCGAATGTGACTTGCTACAAGGGTGATAGGGCGATCCTTCAGTGTTGCGTAAAATATCTTGGGACAAAACAGGTA GTAATCTGGAAGAAGGTTAACGAGAACTTTGCACTGACGTATGGAGAGATGGTGTTCGTAAGTGACCCAGATATCAGTATAGATCATCTACCTCATCGGGAAGAATGGAATCTCATTATAAGCAATGTACAAACCAGGCACGCCGGCCTTTACGAGTGTCAGATTAGTACAAAAGAAGATTTAAGAAAATATGTGCAGCTCAATGTTTTAG ATGAACCTGCTCCAAGAAGAGATG CAATTTCAATCGATGGTCCGCAGTTTGTTGATAAGGGTAAAAAGCTAGTGCTGACTTGTAACGCTACCGGACAAATGTTTCCGCCCGAAGATATAGACTGGTTTAAAGATGGACAAAAAATTAAACAGAACCAAAATAGAGGAATAAGTATCGCAAAGTTTAGAATTGCAAAGACAAAAATGTTACACAGTCAGATGGAAATTGATAAAGCCGATATGGATGATAAAGGTGTATACATCTGTAGAAGCTCAGATTTAGCCATCACAAGCACAAATGTTATAGTTttaaatg GGTCTGCAAAGAGATCAAGGAAAAAGATTCCTCCAAAATTAGACGAAAATAAACATAATGTAATGAAATCTG CAGAAACAAATCATATGAAGCGAG GTGGTGGAAATTTAAATG cAAATCCAAACCACAGTGATACATCTGCGTCTACAAGCGCTGCTTGCAACCTTGCATTTCTTCTTCAAAATGGCAACACGTGTACAAACCTATTGACTATGttgtgttgtatgtttgtggctCTACACATATGTAACAGAACTTAA
- the LOC123566115 gene encoding protogenin A-like isoform X5, producing MLTRTFGYLVTWYNLLPPFATIYYILYIMLGVIHGTITYRLPEYCDTPSNVTCYKGDRAILQCCVKYLGTKQVVIWKKVNENFALTYGEMVFVSDPDISIDHLPHREEWNLIISNVQTRHAGLYECQISTKEDLRKYVQLNVLDEPAPRRDAISIDGPQFVDKGKKLVLTCNATGQMFPPEDIDWFKDGQKIKQNQNRGISIAKFRIAKTKMLHSQMEIDKADMDDKGVYICRSSDLAITSTNVIVLNGKNGPIIGPRSPDEKYIESTYLAETNHMKRANPNHSDTSASTSAACNLAFLLQNGNTCTNLLTMLCCMFVALHICNRT from the exons TGATACACGGAACCATTACATACCGACTACCTGAATATTGTGACACACCCTCGAATGTGACTTGCTACAAGGGTGATAGGGCGATCCTTCAGTGTTGCGTAAAATATCTTGGGACAAAACAGGTA GTAATCTGGAAGAAGGTTAACGAGAACTTTGCACTGACGTATGGAGAGATGGTGTTCGTAAGTGACCCAGATATCAGTATAGATCATCTACCTCATCGGGAAGAATGGAATCTCATTATAAGCAATGTACAAACCAGGCACGCCGGCCTTTACGAGTGTCAGATTAGTACAAAAGAAGATTTAAGAAAATATGTGCAGCTCAATGTTTTAG ATGAACCTGCTCCAAGAAGAGATG CAATTTCAATCGATGGTCCGCAGTTTGTTGATAAGGGTAAAAAGCTAGTGCTGACTTGTAACGCTACCGGACAAATGTTTCCGCCCGAAGATATAGACTGGTTTAAAGATGGACAAAAAATTAAACAGAACCAAAATAGAGGAATAAGTATCGCAAAGTTTAGAATTGCAAAGACAAAAATGTTACACAGTCAGATGGAAATTGATAAAGCCGATATGGATGATAAAGGTGTATACATCTGTAGAAGCTCAGATTTAGCCATCACAAGCACAAATGTTATAGTTttaaatg GAAAGAATGGACCGATAATAGGGCCACGATCTCCGgatgaaaaatatattgaatcAACTTATTTAG CAGAAACAAATCATATGAAGCGAG cAAATCCAAACCACAGTGATACATCTGCGTCTACAAGCGCTGCTTGCAACCTTGCATTTCTTCTTCAAAATGGCAACACGTGTACAAACCTATTGACTATGttgtgttgtatgtttgtggctCTACACATATGTAACAGAACTTAA
- the LOC123566115 gene encoding immunoglobulin superfamily DCC subclass member 3-like isoform X7, translating to MLTRTFGYLVTWYNLLPPFATIYYILYIMLGVIHGTITYRLPEYCDTPSNVTCYKGDRAILQCCVKYLGTKQVVIWKKVNENFALTYGEMVFVSDPDISIDHLPHREEWNLIISNVQTRHAGLYECQISTKEDLRKYVQLNVLDEPAPRRDAISIDGPQFVDKGKKLVLTCNATGQMFPPEDIDWFKDGQKIKQNQNRGISIAKFRIAKTKMLHSQMEIDKADMDDKGVYICRSSDLAITSTNVIVLNAETNHMKRANPNHSDTSASTSAACNLAFLLQNGNTCTNLLTMLCCMFVALHICNRT from the exons TGATACACGGAACCATTACATACCGACTACCTGAATATTGTGACACACCCTCGAATGTGACTTGCTACAAGGGTGATAGGGCGATCCTTCAGTGTTGCGTAAAATATCTTGGGACAAAACAGGTA GTAATCTGGAAGAAGGTTAACGAGAACTTTGCACTGACGTATGGAGAGATGGTGTTCGTAAGTGACCCAGATATCAGTATAGATCATCTACCTCATCGGGAAGAATGGAATCTCATTATAAGCAATGTACAAACCAGGCACGCCGGCCTTTACGAGTGTCAGATTAGTACAAAAGAAGATTTAAGAAAATATGTGCAGCTCAATGTTTTAG ATGAACCTGCTCCAAGAAGAGATG CAATTTCAATCGATGGTCCGCAGTTTGTTGATAAGGGTAAAAAGCTAGTGCTGACTTGTAACGCTACCGGACAAATGTTTCCGCCCGAAGATATAGACTGGTTTAAAGATGGACAAAAAATTAAACAGAACCAAAATAGAGGAATAAGTATCGCAAAGTTTAGAATTGCAAAGACAAAAATGTTACACAGTCAGATGGAAATTGATAAAGCCGATATGGATGATAAAGGTGTATACATCTGTAGAAGCTCAGATTTAGCCATCACAAGCACAAATGTTATAGTTttaaatg CAGAAACAAATCATATGAAGCGAG cAAATCCAAACCACAGTGATACATCTGCGTCTACAAGCGCTGCTTGCAACCTTGCATTTCTTCTTCAAAATGGCAACACGTGTACAAACCTATTGACTATGttgtgttgtatgtttgtggctCTACACATATGTAACAGAACTTAA
- the LOC123566115 gene encoding protogenin A-like isoform X3 encodes MLTRTFGYLVTWYNLLPPFATIYYILYIMLGVIHGTITYRLPEYCDTPSNVTCYKGDRAILQCCVKYLGTKQVVIWKKVNENFALTYGEMVFVSDPDISIDHLPHREEWNLIISNVQTRHAGLYECQISTKEDLRKYVQLNVLDEPAPRRDAISIDGPQFVDKGKKLVLTCNATGQMFPPEDIDWFKDGQKIKQNQNRGISIAKFRIAKTKMLHSQMEIDKADMDDKGVYICRSSDLAITSTNVIVLNGKNGPIIGPRSPDEKYIESTYLAETNHMKRGGGNLNANPNHSDTSASTSAACNLAFLLQNGNTCTNLLTMLCCMFVALHICNRT; translated from the exons TGATACACGGAACCATTACATACCGACTACCTGAATATTGTGACACACCCTCGAATGTGACTTGCTACAAGGGTGATAGGGCGATCCTTCAGTGTTGCGTAAAATATCTTGGGACAAAACAGGTA GTAATCTGGAAGAAGGTTAACGAGAACTTTGCACTGACGTATGGAGAGATGGTGTTCGTAAGTGACCCAGATATCAGTATAGATCATCTACCTCATCGGGAAGAATGGAATCTCATTATAAGCAATGTACAAACCAGGCACGCCGGCCTTTACGAGTGTCAGATTAGTACAAAAGAAGATTTAAGAAAATATGTGCAGCTCAATGTTTTAG ATGAACCTGCTCCAAGAAGAGATG CAATTTCAATCGATGGTCCGCAGTTTGTTGATAAGGGTAAAAAGCTAGTGCTGACTTGTAACGCTACCGGACAAATGTTTCCGCCCGAAGATATAGACTGGTTTAAAGATGGACAAAAAATTAAACAGAACCAAAATAGAGGAATAAGTATCGCAAAGTTTAGAATTGCAAAGACAAAAATGTTACACAGTCAGATGGAAATTGATAAAGCCGATATGGATGATAAAGGTGTATACATCTGTAGAAGCTCAGATTTAGCCATCACAAGCACAAATGTTATAGTTttaaatg GAAAGAATGGACCGATAATAGGGCCACGATCTCCGgatgaaaaatatattgaatcAACTTATTTAG CAGAAACAAATCATATGAAGCGAG GTGGTGGAAATTTAAATG cAAATCCAAACCACAGTGATACATCTGCGTCTACAAGCGCTGCTTGCAACCTTGCATTTCTTCTTCAAAATGGCAACACGTGTACAAACCTATTGACTATGttgtgttgtatgtttgtggctCTACACATATGTAACAGAACTTAA
- the LOC123566115 gene encoding immunoglobulin superfamily DCC subclass member 3-like isoform X4, whose product MLTRTFGYLVTWYNLLPPFATIYYILYIMLGVIHGTITYRLPEYCDTPSNVTCYKGDRAILQCCVKYLGTKQVVIWKKVNENFALTYGEMVFVSDPDISIDHLPHREEWNLIISNVQTRHAGLYECQISTKEDLRKYVQLNVLDEPAPRRDAISIDGPQFVDKGKKLVLTCNATGQMFPPEDIDWFKDGQKIKQNQNRGISIAKFRIAKTKMLHSQMEIDKADMDDKGVYICRSSDLAITSTNVIVLNGSAKRSRKKIPPKLDENKHNVMKSAETNHMKRANPNHSDTSASTSAACNLAFLLQNGNTCTNLLTMLCCMFVALHICNRT is encoded by the exons TGATACACGGAACCATTACATACCGACTACCTGAATATTGTGACACACCCTCGAATGTGACTTGCTACAAGGGTGATAGGGCGATCCTTCAGTGTTGCGTAAAATATCTTGGGACAAAACAGGTA GTAATCTGGAAGAAGGTTAACGAGAACTTTGCACTGACGTATGGAGAGATGGTGTTCGTAAGTGACCCAGATATCAGTATAGATCATCTACCTCATCGGGAAGAATGGAATCTCATTATAAGCAATGTACAAACCAGGCACGCCGGCCTTTACGAGTGTCAGATTAGTACAAAAGAAGATTTAAGAAAATATGTGCAGCTCAATGTTTTAG ATGAACCTGCTCCAAGAAGAGATG CAATTTCAATCGATGGTCCGCAGTTTGTTGATAAGGGTAAAAAGCTAGTGCTGACTTGTAACGCTACCGGACAAATGTTTCCGCCCGAAGATATAGACTGGTTTAAAGATGGACAAAAAATTAAACAGAACCAAAATAGAGGAATAAGTATCGCAAAGTTTAGAATTGCAAAGACAAAAATGTTACACAGTCAGATGGAAATTGATAAAGCCGATATGGATGATAAAGGTGTATACATCTGTAGAAGCTCAGATTTAGCCATCACAAGCACAAATGTTATAGTTttaaatg GGTCTGCAAAGAGATCAAGGAAAAAGATTCCTCCAAAATTAGACGAAAATAAACATAATGTAATGAAATCTG CAGAAACAAATCATATGAAGCGAG cAAATCCAAACCACAGTGATACATCTGCGTCTACAAGCGCTGCTTGCAACCTTGCATTTCTTCTTCAAAATGGCAACACGTGTACAAACCTATTGACTATGttgtgttgtatgtttgtggctCTACACATATGTAACAGAACTTAA
- the LOC123566115 gene encoding immunoglobulin superfamily DCC subclass member 3-like isoform X6 yields the protein MLTRTFGYLVTWYNLLPPFATIYYILYIMLGVIHGTITYRLPEYCDTPSNVTCYKGDRAILQCCVKYLGTKQVVIWKKVNENFALTYGEMVFVSDPDISIDHLPHREEWNLIISNVQTRHAGLYECQISTKEDLRKYVQLNVLDEPAPRRDAISIDGPQFVDKGKKLVLTCNATGQMFPPEDIDWFKDGQKIKQNQNRGISIAKFRIAKTKMLHSQMEIDKADMDDKGVYICRSSDLAITSTNVIVLNAETNHMKRGGGNLNANPNHSDTSASTSAACNLAFLLQNGNTCTNLLTMLCCMFVALHICNRT from the exons TGATACACGGAACCATTACATACCGACTACCTGAATATTGTGACACACCCTCGAATGTGACTTGCTACAAGGGTGATAGGGCGATCCTTCAGTGTTGCGTAAAATATCTTGGGACAAAACAGGTA GTAATCTGGAAGAAGGTTAACGAGAACTTTGCACTGACGTATGGAGAGATGGTGTTCGTAAGTGACCCAGATATCAGTATAGATCATCTACCTCATCGGGAAGAATGGAATCTCATTATAAGCAATGTACAAACCAGGCACGCCGGCCTTTACGAGTGTCAGATTAGTACAAAAGAAGATTTAAGAAAATATGTGCAGCTCAATGTTTTAG ATGAACCTGCTCCAAGAAGAGATG CAATTTCAATCGATGGTCCGCAGTTTGTTGATAAGGGTAAAAAGCTAGTGCTGACTTGTAACGCTACCGGACAAATGTTTCCGCCCGAAGATATAGACTGGTTTAAAGATGGACAAAAAATTAAACAGAACCAAAATAGAGGAATAAGTATCGCAAAGTTTAGAATTGCAAAGACAAAAATGTTACACAGTCAGATGGAAATTGATAAAGCCGATATGGATGATAAAGGTGTATACATCTGTAGAAGCTCAGATTTAGCCATCACAAGCACAAATGTTATAGTTttaaatg CAGAAACAAATCATATGAAGCGAG GTGGTGGAAATTTAAATG cAAATCCAAACCACAGTGATACATCTGCGTCTACAAGCGCTGCTTGCAACCTTGCATTTCTTCTTCAAAATGGCAACACGTGTACAAACCTATTGACTATGttgtgttgtatgtttgtggctCTACACATATGTAACAGAACTTAA
- the LOC123566115 gene encoding lachesin-like isoform X2 encodes MLTRTFGYLVTWYNLLPPFATIYYILYIMLGVIHGTITYRLPEYCDTPSNVTCYKGDRAILQCCVKYLGTKQVIWKKVNENFALTYGEMVFVSDPDISIDHLPHREEWNLIISNVQTRHAGLYECQISTKEDLRKYVQLNVLDEPAPRRDAISIDGPQFVDKGKKLVLTCNATGQMFPPEDIDWFKDGQKIKQNQNRGISIAKFRIAKTKMLHSQMEIDKADMDDKGVYICRSSDLAITSTNVIVLNGSAKRSRKKIPPKLDENKHNVMKSAETNHMKRGGGNLNANPNHSDTSASTSAACNLAFLLQNGNTCTNLLTMLCCMFVALHICNRT; translated from the exons TGATACACGGAACCATTACATACCGACTACCTGAATATTGTGACACACCCTCGAATGTGACTTGCTACAAGGGTGATAGGGCGATCCTTCAGTGTTGCGTAAAATATCTTGGGACAAAACAG GTAATCTGGAAGAAGGTTAACGAGAACTTTGCACTGACGTATGGAGAGATGGTGTTCGTAAGTGACCCAGATATCAGTATAGATCATCTACCTCATCGGGAAGAATGGAATCTCATTATAAGCAATGTACAAACCAGGCACGCCGGCCTTTACGAGTGTCAGATTAGTACAAAAGAAGATTTAAGAAAATATGTGCAGCTCAATGTTTTAG ATGAACCTGCTCCAAGAAGAGATG CAATTTCAATCGATGGTCCGCAGTTTGTTGATAAGGGTAAAAAGCTAGTGCTGACTTGTAACGCTACCGGACAAATGTTTCCGCCCGAAGATATAGACTGGTTTAAAGATGGACAAAAAATTAAACAGAACCAAAATAGAGGAATAAGTATCGCAAAGTTTAGAATTGCAAAGACAAAAATGTTACACAGTCAGATGGAAATTGATAAAGCCGATATGGATGATAAAGGTGTATACATCTGTAGAAGCTCAGATTTAGCCATCACAAGCACAAATGTTATAGTTttaaatg GGTCTGCAAAGAGATCAAGGAAAAAGATTCCTCCAAAATTAGACGAAAATAAACATAATGTAATGAAATCTG CAGAAACAAATCATATGAAGCGAG GTGGTGGAAATTTAAATG cAAATCCAAACCACAGTGATACATCTGCGTCTACAAGCGCTGCTTGCAACCTTGCATTTCTTCTTCAAAATGGCAACACGTGTACAAACCTATTGACTATGttgtgttgtatgtttgtggctCTACACATATGTAACAGAACTTAA